GAACCCGCACCCCGTTCCTGCAAACCCTCAAAGAGATCCTGAACCAGCCCGTTCTTCCAGCCCGTCCTGCACAGACTGCACCTGCTCCTCAGCTGGACCACCTGCCCATTCCTGGCCTGAATGCCCACCTCAGAAACGGCTACCAGCTCGAAACGGTGCTCTTTGAAGGTGCAGGCAGCTCCGGGCGTTACACCCGGTTTGCCATCGAATTCCACAGCCACACCGGAAAACCCTTCACCAGCGAACTGACCCGTGAACTGCCCCCGCAGGCCATTGTGATTGGTGCAAAAGTGCAGTACATGGACCCCGAGAAGCTCAAACCCAGAATTGGCAGCGTTCTGCGGATCGGCAAGGTCGAGCCCGATGGGAGCCGCTACATGGTGGAAGCCCGCCCCACCCCTGCCCTGCTGGCCCTCGCCGCCCAGAATGATCCCGTCAGCCTGCAGAAATACATGAAGTCCCTGCCCTGGCAGAAAATCTGAACTGCACCTCAGAGAAAAACCCCGCTGGCATACCGGCTCCAGGGCACCTGCATCCCTGAAATGGTGTGCCAGCGTTGCTGTATGTAAGCCGTCATCTCACGCTGAAATTCCAGGGTGTCTGAAGAGAGCAACCTGAAATACTGGCTTCCAGCTTTTGTGCTCCCCCAGCCTGACAGCTGAGGCCCGTTCTGGAATGCTGCAGGAAGGGCAGGAAGGCCATGCCAGAATCCACTGGCCCACAGGGTGTGCTGGTCGGTCAGGCCCTCCAGAGGGCTTTCTGAGAGCTCGAAAGCATCCCGGAACAGGGGCCGATTCTCCAGTTGAACATGAATCTTGCTGGACAGCCCCTGAAAAGCCCACTTCTCCCCCCTTTCCAGCCGACCCGCACTCCAGCTTTCCAGCACCCCAAATCTGGCCCCTGCTGAGAGCCGAACCTGGGTCTGCTGCTGGTAACAGGCATCTGCAAACGGGATGGTCAGGCCCGGATAATACTCCAGATGGGCGTCAGGCTCCACATGAAGTTCAATGTCATGCACAGCCTTTCCAGCACGCTTCCCATGCAGCTTGGTGGCCGACTGGTTGAGCAGGATGACTTTCGCCCCCCCCCGCACCTGCACCACAAGTTCATAATGGTCCCCGTTGTGAATGCCCGGTGTCACACTGGCAATCTGCAGCAGGGCGTATTCTCCCACCTCAAAAGGGCGAATCACCTTCATGGCCCCGGAAGCATACTGCTGCTTCAAAAGGGTCCGGCCCCGATGCAGGGCGAACTCCAGCCGGAGCACACTATGCATGCACAATCTCCCACACGATCTGGCCTCCCAGAAACAGGCTGGCACAGGCTGAAAGGAGGGTGAGTCCCTGGTACAGACGGGGTTTCTGCTGGCTGGCAATGAAGGGCAGTGCAATTCCACAAGACACCAGGGTCATGCCCACCACACTCCCAACCCCAAACAGCACCGTGTAGATCAGGGCTTCCCAGATTGAGGGGAATTCACCTGCCAGCAGCAGCATCATGGCTCCACTCCCAGCCAGACCGTGAACCAGTCCAATGAAATAGCTGCGAAAATGCCTTTGCTCCGGGTCAAAAAGCCGGAAGGTGTGCGCATGGGTCAGGCCATCATGGGCGTGAAAATAGATCTCCCGACCGGCCGTAAAAAGGTCATAAATGGCCTTTATACCCAGCAGGAGCAACATCAGGGCCACCGGCGCTTCAAAATAGATCAGGCGGTCTTCCTGAAGTGGGACCTTCAGCAGGAACAGGAACAGCACCCCCAGGGCCAGTGTGGTGGTGTGCCCCAGACCCCAGGTTGCCCCCACCCTCAGGGCAGGGGTCAACCTCCTTTCTTTGTGCAGCATGGTGCTGACCGCCACCAGATGGTCGGGTTCCAGGGCATGTTTCATGCCCAGCAAGATCCCGAGCACCATCAGGGTGAGCATCAGGGTTCCTCCAGCGAGAAGGTGGAGTCTTCAAAGAGCACATCCTGCTTGATCCACTGGATCACCCGGTTCAGGCCCTCTTCGTTTTTCAGGCTGGTGAAGACATGGGGGCGGCTCCCGCGCTGCACCAGGGTGTCCCGCTCCATCACTTCCAGACTGGCCCCCACCAGAGGCGCAAGATCAATCTTGTTGATCACCAGCAGGTCTGAACGCACAATGCCAGGTCCGCCTTTTCGGGGCACCTTCTCTCCCCCACTGACATCCAGCACAAAAATGAACACATCCACCAGTTCCGGGCTGAAGGAAGATGCGAGGTTGTCCCCTCCAGACTCAATGAACAGGATGTCCAGGTCCGGAAGGGCCTCCAGCATTTCATCCACCGCCTCCTGGTTGATGCTGGGGTCTTCGCGGATGGCGGTGTGCGGACACCCTCCGGTCTGCACCCCCTTGATGCGGTGCAGCGGAAGCGCCTGGGCACGGGCCAGAATCTCCGCATCCTCATGGCAGTAGATGTCGTTGGTGATCACCGCAATGCTGTATTCGTCGCGCATTTTCTTGCAGAGTTTTTCCAGCAGGGCCGTTTTGCCACTGCCGACGGGGCCTCCCACTCCAATTTTGACGGTCATGTGTTCTCCTCAAGAGCCGAGAGGCAAGATCCCCTGTTGCTCGTTTCACTTGCAAGCGACCCCTTGACGAAGGGGTTGTTGTTCCTCATCCAACTGCAAGGCAGCTTCTCTTTGCACTTCCTCATGACTGAAACAGCCTCGTGTATAAAAACGCCTGTTGATGTGAGCGCAGATCCAGCGCAGGCATGGCACTGCAAAGTTCAGGCTGCTGGATGCGTCTGGGGATTTCGGTGAGCAGGGTGTCCTGCAAATCAAGCAGGATTTCCTGGGCCTGTTCAGGGCTCAGGGGCATGCAGCGCGTGCAGGCCGAGAGCATGCTGGTGATCTGGGCCTGACTGTAGGCCAGACACAGGTCTTCAAGGGGAAGCTGCAGGTGTTGCCCAAGCAGGGCACACTGGAGGGCGAAATGTTGCTCAGAAAGTACAGGCAGGTCCACCTTCCACAACCGTCGGGCCAGTTTGACCAGACGCTTCCCCAGGGCCGTGCTGGCATGCAGGGTGGTGGGGGTGGATTTCCAGGCGGTCAGTTCCAGAGCAAGTTCTTCAGGGTCCGTGCCCTGATAAACCAGAACCATCGCACTGGTTTCCAGCCTGAGCGCTCCCAGACGGATGTGGTTCCCCAGCAGGCGCACAAGTCGCTCGGGGCTCAGGGGATCTGCCGTGTAAGCCTCCAGCCCTCCTGAGTGGGCAAATCCTCCCAGTGGGAACTGGGAATCAAACATCTGCTGCAACAACAGACGGGTTTTCAGGGCCTGCTCCCTCCCATCAGCCATGGGCGTACTCACTGATCGGACGGGCACTGTAAGGTCTGTGGTCTGCAAAAACCTGAAAGCCCAGTTTCTTCAAGCGGGCTTCCAGCCCCACATCAGAGAGCACCAGAATGCCCTCTGGCGTAAAATCGATGTCTCTGTGCTGGTTCCCGATGAAGTGGGCAAATTTCATTGCCTCTGTCAGGTTCTCAGGCTGGTACACCAGCACCTCTTCCAGGGCAGCCACCACCTGATACGCCCGGCCCTTCTGAATGTCCAGCACAGTTCCAGGTTGAAGCACCGTCCCGGTGGGCAGGGCCAGCAGCAACTCCACACCATCTGGTGCTTTCAGCCTGCGCCGGACTTTCTGGCGGTCCCAGCAGGTCATGGGGATCTCTGTCATCTGCAGGCCAGTGGTGTCCTGCGGGGGCAGTTCCCTGATCTGAGGAGTGGTTTTCAGGTTGAACAACTTGGGCTCCGTTCTCTGGGTTCAGAAGAGGAAGTACCGCTGGGCCATCGGCAGTTCTTTTGCTGCTTCCGAGTGAATGCGTTCACCGTCAATGGTCACCTCGTAGGTTTCAGGGTTCACCATGATGTTGGGAAGCAGACCATTGTGCTTCAGGTCAGACTTCTTCACCGAGCGGCAACCCTTGACCGGGAGGCAGGTGCGGGACAGTTCAGGCAGGTTCCCCTGGTCCAGCGAAACCTGAGACACGAAATGCACACTGGTTTTTGAGGTGGCCTTTCCAAAAGCCCCGAACATCGGACGGTAACGCACCGGTTCAGGGGTGGGGATGCTGGCATTGGGATCTCCCATCAAAGACGCAGCAATGAAACCCCCTTTGATGACCAGTTCGGGCTTGATGCCAAAAAAGGCAGGATTCCAGAGCACCAGATCGGCAAGTTTGCCCACCTCAATGCTGCCCACATGGTCTGCAATCCCGTGGGCCAGAGCAGGGTTGATGGTGTATTTGGAGACGTACCGCTTGATGCGGGCATTGTCGGCATCACCGTCTCCCTCCAGCGCGCCCCGCTCCAGTTTCATCTTGTGGGCGGTCTGCCAGGTGCGCAGGATCACCTCTCCCACACGACCCATGGCCTGGGAGTCACTGGACATCATGCTGATCGCCCCGAGGTCGTGCAGCACATCCTCTGCTCCCATGGTCTCAGGCCGGATGCGGGATTCTGCGAAAGCCACATCTTCCGGGACCTGCGGGGAGAGGTGGTGACAGACCATCAGCATGTCGAGGTGTTCTTCAAGCGTATTGATGGTGTAAGGCATGGTGGGATTGGTGCTGCTTGGAAGCACGTTGTCAAAAGCAAGCACCTTTAAGATGTCTGGAGCATGACCTCCCCCTGCCCCTTCAGAGTGGTAGGTGTGGATGACCCGGTCCTTGAAGGCCTTCAGGGTGTCCTCGACATACCCACTCTCATTGAGGGTATCGGTGTGGATCGCCACCTGCACGTCGTATTTCTCTGCCACGCTCAGGCAGGTGTCAATGGCAGAAGGGGTGGTTCCCCAGTCCTCATGAAGTTTCAGACCAATGGCTCCAGCCAAAACCTGTTCTTCCAGGGCTTCAGGAAGGCTCGCGTTCCCCTTGCCCAGCAGACCGAAATTCAGTGGGAAAGCCTCAAGGCTTTCCAGCATGCGGTGGAGGTTCCACTGACCAGGCGTGCAGGTGGTGGCCTTGGTGCCCTCTGCAGGCCCAGTTCCTCCACCAATCATGGTGGTCACGCCTGAATACAGGGCTTCCCAGGCTTGCTGCGGGGCAATGAAGTGAATGTGGGTGTCAATGCCCCCGGCTGTCAGAATCTTGCGCTCTCCGGCAATGATTTCCGTGCCCGGACCGATCTCCAGCCCGGGCGTGACGCCATCCTGAATGTCGGGGTTTCCAGCCTTGCCGATGGCCACGATCCGACCCTCCCGGACCCCCACATCGGCCTTCACGATGCCCCACCAGTCCAGCAAGATGGCATTGGTGATCACCAGATCAGGGCTGCCCGAAGCGCGGGTGTTCTGGCCCTGTCCCAGCCCATCCCGGATGACCTTGCCTCCACCAAAGACCACTTCTTCCCCGTAAGTGGTGTAATCCTCCTCAATCTGGAGAAGCAGTTCGGTGTCTGCCAGACGGATGCGGTCCCCTCTGGTGGGTCCATACAGACGCGCGTAATCTGAGCGTTTCAGTTTCATTGCCACTCCTCAAGCATCACGAGCGCTTCTGTCTGTTTCTCGTCCAGAGGTCCAGCCACCAGCCCATTCATGCTGTGCACCACACGTTTTCCACCATAAGGAATGAGTTCGACCTCAGTGCTGATGCCCGGCTCAAAACGCACTGCCGTTCCCGCAGGCAGGTTCAGACGTTTGCCATAAGCCTCTGCCCGATCAAACCTCAGGGCACGGTTCACCTCAAAAAAGTGTGTGTGGCTGCCCACCTGCACCGGACGGTCACCAGTGTGGGACACCTTCAGGGTGGTGATGGACTTGCCAGCGTTCAATTCAATTTCACCGTCTTGCAGTAAGGATTCACCTGGAATCATTGATGCACCTCCGGTGCTGCCGAGAGCCGAGGGCCAGAAAATGCTTTTGCTGCAGCTGTATGGATGACAGACTTTGCCAAAGCCTTTGCACTGTATGCTCTTGGCCCTTGGCTCTCGGCCCGGCCTCTCCTTGCAGGGGAGGAGCGAATCGGTTGGGGTCAGCGAATCGGATCATGCACCGTCACCAGCTTTGTGCCATCCGGGAAAGTTCCTTCCACCTGGATTTCATGCAACATTTCTGGGATGCCTTCCATGACATCCTCGCGGGTCAGTACGGTGGTGCCCAGAGACATGATCTCGGCCACGGTGCGACCATCCCGAATCCATTCCAGAATTTCGGCGGTGATGATGGCACTGGCTTCGGGGTAATTGAGTTTCAGGCCTCTGGATTGCCGCTTGCGGGCCAGCTCTGCCGCCAGGTGAATCAGGAGTTTTTCGGTTTCGCGTTCAGTCAGTCGCACACTCTGCTCCTTTTGGGGCTCGTTTTCCACACTTCTGTTTTAGATCTTACAGTTTGTTCGGATTTTTGTGAACAAGTTGCATAAATATCAGATAAACACCCTAAAGATTTCACTTCAATCTTCAGGGTGTCACCGTTTTTTTGCACATCTGTCCAGAAACGCTGGATCAGGCCTCAAACCGTGATGAACCTGCTGACGGTGTCCACATCGTCGGTGTGGGTTTCTCCAGTGTGGGTGATCACCCCACGTTGCAGCACGTAATAGCGTTCGGCAAAGTTCCAGGCAAAATCCAGATACTGCTCAACCAGAAGCACAGAAACCTTCAGTTCGTTGCGCACGACCTTGAGGGCTTCCCCAATCTGCTGCACCACGTTGGGCTGAATGCCCTCGGTGGGTTCATCGAGCAGGAGCATTTTGGGGCGCATGGTGAGGGCACGGCCAATGGCCAGTTGTTGCTGCTGCCCCCCGGAGAGGTTGCCTCCTTTGCGGTGCAGCATCTCTTTCAAGACCGGGAACAGGTCATAGATGAAATCAGGGATGCCCTTTTCCTGGGTGGCATTGAGGCCCATCAGGAGGTTTTCCTCGACGGTCAGGTGGGGCAGGATGCCCCTTCCCTGGGGCACATAAGCCAGGCCGCCTCTGGCCCGTTTGTGTGGGGCGTGGCGGGTGATGTCCGATCCATCAAACAGGAGTTTCCCATCCTGCACCCCATGCAGTCCGGCCAGCACCCGGAGCATGGTGGTCTTTCCCACCCCGTTGCGGCCCAGAAGCGCCACACCCTCACCGGGTTTCACCTCCAGGTTGACGTTCCAGAGCACGCGGGATTCGCCGTAACTGGCATTCAGGCCTTCGACTTTAAGCATGGGCTTCCTCCTTGTGGCGGCCCAGGTACACGGACTGCACTTCCTCGTTGTTTCGAACAGTGTTCAGGGTTCCCTCACAGAGCATTTTGCCCATGTGCAGCACGCTCACATCGGCCTGCAAGAGTTCAATGAAGGTCATGTCGTGGTCAATCACGATGATGGTGTGCTCTTTTGCGAGTTCCTGGATCAGTGCAGCGGTCAGGGCGGTTTCCTGTACGGTCATGCCTGCAGTGGGTTCGTCCAGCATGATCAGGGGTGGGTTGGCTGCAAGCACCATGCCAATCTCCAGCCACTGTTTTTCACCGTGGGCGAGGTGGCGGGCCTGCATGACTGCTTTTTCTTGCAGCCGCACTTTTTTCAGCACTTCTGAAACCCGGTCTGTTTCTTCTTTCGACAGGCGGGTTTTCAGGCTGCCCCAGAACCCTTTGCTCTTTCTGGCAGAGAGTTCCAGGTTCTCTTTCACAGTGAGGTTCTCCAGCACACCCGGGGTCTGAAATTTGCGGCAGATCCCCAGTCCGGTGATGCGGTACTCCGGCGTTCTGGAGATGTCTTTCCCCTGAAAGAAAATCTGTCCCTGGTCTGCCCGCACCTTGCCGATCACGGTGTCCATCAGGGTGCTTTTGCCTGCACCGTTGGGACCCATCAGGATGCGCACTTCTCCGGGTTTCACCGAGAAATTCACGTTGTTCAGGGCCACAAAGCCGTCAAAAGAGACGGTGACCCCTTTGATTTCCAGCAGTGCCTCAGTCACCGTGAACCTCCTTGAAGGTGGGTTTTTTGCTGGCTTTAAAAAGTCTGGGCAGCTTCCAGCTCTGGGGTGGGAACAGCACCACCAGCATGAAGAGCACCCCCATGATGTAAAGCCAGGCATCGGGCAGTGCGGTGGAGATGCGGTCCTTGGCGAAGTTGATCAGGACCGTTCCCAGGATGGCTCCCATCAGGCTTTCCCGCCCTCCGATGGCGGCCCAGACCACCATCTCGATGCTGGGCACCACACCCACCATGGCTGGACTGATCACGCCCACATGCAGGGTGAAGAGGGCGCCTGCCACACCTGCCAGAATCCCGGCCAGGGTGAAAGCGAACACTTTGTAAGGCACAGGGTCATACCCGAGGTAACGGGAGCGGTTCTCACCGTCACGAATGGCGAGCAGGGTTTTGCCAAAATAGGTGCGTTCCAGCAGGATGCCCACCACAAAAGTCAGGGCCACAAAGCCAACCGTCACCCAGTAAAGGGTTTTCTGCATTTCAGGGGTGCCGTAGTTTGCCCCGAACAGGGTGGTGAAGTTGGTCAGACCGTTGAACCCACCCGTCACCCCTTGCTGACTGGTCAGGAGGGTGGCAAACGCCAGGGCCACCGCCTGGGTGATCAGGGACACGTAGACGCCCGTGATGCGCCTTCTGAACAGCAGGTTTGCCATGATGAAACTGGCAATGCCTGGAATCACAAAAACCATCGCCACTGCAAAGATAGGGCTCTTGAAAGGAGCCCACCATGCAGGCAGGTCACTCATGCCGTTCCACATCATGAAATCGGGGATTTCACCTGCAGGGAGGCCCATTAGTTTCAGGTGCATGGCGATGGCGTATCCACCCAGTCCAAAGAACACCCCCTGGCCCAGAGAAAGCACTCCGCCTTTTCCCCAGCACCACACCAGACCGAGGGTGACCAGGGCCAGGGCGAGAAACCGTCCAAGCAGAGAAAGATTGTAGCCATCCAGTATCGCTGGAGCGGCAGCCAGCACCAGAAACAGTGCAGCCATGAAGGGCAAAGTGAACTTTTTCATGTTACGCCTCCTCCAGGGCACGGGATTTCATCACCACAATGCCTTTGGGTTTCCATTGCAGGAAGGCCACCACCCCAGCAAGCAGCAGCACCTTGGCAAAAGAGACACTGGTGAAGGTCTGCAGCCCTGCAGAGAACAGGCCCACCACGAATGAGGCGATGGTGGTTCCCGCCAGACTGCCCAGACCGCCCAGAATCACCACCAGGAAGGCGTCCACAATGTAACTCTGCCCAACGGTGGGGGTCACTGGTGAAATCAGGGCCAGTGCGGCTCCCCCCAGCCCGGCGAGGCCTGCGCCAATGGCGAACACGGTCATGTCAATCAGGCGGGTGTTGACCCCCAGGGTGGAGGCCACTTCACGGTTCTGGTTGACGGCCCGCACCAGCATGCCCAGTCTGGTTTTGTTGATGAGGAGCAGCAGGCCACCCAGAATCAGCAGGGCCAGCACAATCACAAAAATCCGCACGTGGGGGATGGTCAGGCCAGAAAGGGCACCGGAAAAGTTGATCGCCCCACTCAGCCATGCAGGGGCGGTCACTTCCACACCGGTTGGGCCAAAGATCTGGCGTGCTGCCTGTTGCAGAATGAGGCTGAGCCCCCAGGTGGCCAGCAAGGTGTCCAGGGGTCTGCCGTAAAGCCTGCGAATCAGGGTGCTTTCCAGAAGTGCTCCCAGCAGGAAAGTCCCCACAAAAGCCAGAGGCAGGGCAAGCCAGAGGGAGGCTCCACTGGGGATGATCTGGTGGGCCAGAAAAGCGAGGTATCCACCGATCATGATGAATTCGCCGTGTGCCATGTTGATCACGCGCATCAGCCCGAAACTGAGCGCCAGACCGAGGGCCGCAATCAACAGGATCGAGCCGACGCTCACCCCATTGAAAAGCTGTCCCAGAAAAAGTGCGGTGTCTCCCATAAGAACTCCTTAGAAGGTCAGGGGCTTCTAGCGTTTTACCCGCCCGGTGCTTTGCAGGCACCTGGACGGGTGAAAACCTGAGGGGCAAGGCCCCTTGAAAGTCAGGGTTTGCAGGTCTTGCCAGGGAAGGCCAGTGCGTCGTAAGGCTCGGGTTTCAGGTTCTTCTTGCTGTCCCAGAGGATCTTGAACTGACCGTCTGCTTTGAGCTGGCCCACGTAGGCGGTCTGGTAGAGGCTCTGGTTCGCATCGAACTTGATCTTGCCCATGGGGGTGTTGATTTCTTTGAGGGTCACCGCAGCTTTGCGGACCTTGTCGGGCTCAAAGCTCCTGGCTTTTTCTACAGCAGCTTTCCAGACGTACACGTCCACGTAACCGTGAATCATGGGATCGGTGATGAGCTGGTCCTTGCCGTACTTGGCAGCGTAAGCCTTGATGAAGGCCTTGTTGCTGGCATTGGGGAGGCTCATGAAGTAATTCCAGGCAGCGTAACTGCCTTCGAGCAGCTTCGGACCGATGGCCTTGGCTTCCTGCTCTGCGATGGAGAAACTCATCACAGGGTAGTCCTTGGCGGTGAGTCCTGCAGCGGCGAGTTGCTTGAAGAAGGCCACGTTGGAATCCCCGTTGATGGTGTTGAAGATGATGGCCGGTCCGCCCGCCTTGATCTTGTTGATCACGCTGGAGAAGTCCGTTCCGCCGAGGGGCACGTATTCTTCACCGGTCAGGGTGAGTTTGTCATTCTCGATGTGCTTTTTGACAATCAGGTTGGCGGTTCTGGGGAACACATAGTCAGAGCCGACCAGGAAGTACTTCTTGTACCCTTTTTCCACGGCCCAGTCGAAGGCAGGCAGAATCTGCTGGTTGGGCTGTGCACCGGAGTACATGATGTTGGGGCTGCACTCGTTGCCCTCGAACTGTACGGGGTACCACAGCAGGTTGTCGAGGCGCTCAAACACTGGAAGCATGGCCTTGCGGGAGGCACTGGTCCAGCCCCCGAACACGGTGGAGACCTTGTCCTGCTCAATCAGCTTCTGGGCCTTCTGTGCGAAGGTGGCAGGCTCACTGGCCCCGTCTTCGATAACGGAAGCAATCTTCTTGCCCATCACGCCGCCCTTTTTGTTGATCTCCTCAATGGCAAGCAGGGTGGCGTTCTTCACGGTGATCTCACTGATCGCCATGGTTCCGGTGAGGGAGTGGAGCACACCCACTTTCACGTCTTCTGCCTGGGCTCCTGCGAGCAGACCCACACTGAGACTGATGATGGCAGACCCAGCAACTTTATGCAGCAATCCCCGGCTTTGTTTTGCGAAAAAATGCATGTACCAACCCCCTGGTGCGATATTATGCAGACTTCTGTCTACGCCTGCAGTATAGGGAGGCTTCCGTAATCTTGTCAACAAATTTTTTCTGAAACAGCAAATTTTATCGAAACATCACATATATCGCACACTTTTTTCCTTTGCAGAACGTATGACTTTTTGATCTATACAGGGACTAAATTGAGTTCAAAGAAAATAAATTTGCCATTCCACAAAATCTATGCTTAAATATACCTTGGAAGAGTATCCGAAGGAAAAAGCAAAAAAATACACCCAGAGTGGCGTCTGGGTCTGTGTTGTTTCTACCCGCTGATCAAGCAGGCACCTTGAGCTTTGAGCTTGATTCTCCTCTTTTGCTGACAGCTGATGACGAGCATTGTCTGTCCACCTCCAGACCCATGTCCCATTTCAACGGTGTCCTCAACTCCCCGCAAACTTTCTAAGCAAAACCTCCTATAGAATGTTGTCCATGCTGATTTACCAGATTCAAGGCACTTTGGATGACCTCGATGCCCAGCTTCCGGCCCTGTGGGACGCTGGTTGCACCGGAATGCAGGAAGTGAACGGAACCGTTCAAGCTTATTTTGAGACCCGGGTGGAAGTTCCTCTCACGGGTGAATGGGTGGTTGCAGATGACACCGACTGGCTCGAAAAATGGAAAGCCGACCTGAAGCCAGTGACCGTGGGACGCATCACTGTGGTTCCCACCTGGTTGCAGGGTGAAGCTCCAGTGGACAGCATCCCCCTGATCATTGACCCTGGCATGGCTTTTGGAACCGGGCACCACACCACCACCCAGTTCGCCATGGACGCCCTGCAGCGTCTGGATCTCCCTGGAAAGAAGGTGCTCGATGTGGGTGCAGGCACAGGATTGCTGGCCCTGGTGGCAGGCAAACTCGGCGCCCATGCCAGTGGCGTGGACCTCGACCCCATCACCGTTCCGATTGCCCGGGAGAACGCCCAGATCAACGGCCTGAATGTGCCCTTTTACCAGGGGGTCCTTTCGGATGTGCTGGATCAGGGACCGTGGGATGTGCTGGTCTGCAACCTTTTCGCGGAACTGCATGATGCCCTGATGGGTGAGTATCTGGAAGCCCTGGTGCCCGGAGGTGACCTGATCATGACCGGCATCCTGGTGGACCGCATGCACCTTGTTGAAAACGCACTGGAACGCGAAGGTTTCACCCTGGTCAGCAGTGAGACCGAGGGAGAATGGGCACTCATCCTGGCCAGAAGTCCATCATGAAAGTCTTTGAGAAGCGATTCAGGGTGGAAGCCCTTACGGACACCATCGAAATGGACGGTCCTGAAGTCCAGCACATGCGGGTCCTCAGGCTGAAAGCAGGAGATGAAATTCACCTCTTTGATGGAACAGGCTGGGAAGCCCGTGCCCGCATTGAAGATCTGGATGCCTTCACCGTCACCATGATCGTGCTGGAAAGGTTCCAGAACGATCTGGAGTTGCCACAACCCGTCACCCTGGCCCTGGCCCTCCTGAAAGGAGACAAGCTTGCCGATGTGGTCCGGGCCTGCACAGAACTTGGGGTGAGCCGTTTTCAATTGATCAAAACCCAGTACGCCGATGTGCCCGATCTGGGCGACAACAAACTGGTGCGCCTGCGCCGCATCGCTGAGGAGGCCAGCAAGCAGTCCAGACGGGCTGTGGTGCCAGAAGTGCTTGCACCCATCTCACTGAAACAATTGCCCTCTGTGCCTCTGGGTTTTGTGGCCCATCCTGGCACCCAGGACACGGTGCTTTCAAAGCTGTCCTGGGACGGTCAGGTGTGGTTCGCGACTGGTCCTGAAGGGGGCTTCAGTGCCAGCGAGGTCGAGCTTTTGAAACAGAAAAATTTCACACCTGTCACCCTTGGCAAACGGATTCTCCGGGCAGAGACGGCTCCGGTGGCCCTGCTGGGTGCTGTGGTCAGCACAGGGGTCTGACATGCGATGGATGCTGATGATGGTGACAGGTGTTCTGCTCACAAGCTGCACGTTTATTTCCTTTCCAGTGATTCCTGATCCTGTGTCTGTGGAACTTCCGGTGGTTCCCAAAAGCGAAGGGCTCATCCTTCAGGACAAGACCCTGAGCCTGAAAGTCTCCATTCCTTCAGGGGAAGGCTTTGTGGGGGTCATCTGGTACCAGCAGGACAGGGAACTTGGCCGGGAGAGCATCTACATCGATGAGAAACTGCCTGAGGTCACCTTCAAACAGACGGTGGACCCTGCCCGGCCACACCGTGTGGTGCTGCTGT
Above is a genomic segment from Deinococcus cellulosilyticus NBRC 106333 = KACC 11606 containing:
- a CDS encoding urease accessory protein UreF; protein product: MADGREQALKTRLLLQQMFDSQFPLGGFAHSGGLEAYTADPLSPERLVRLLGNHIRLGALRLETSAMVLVYQGTDPEELALELTAWKSTPTTLHASTALGKRLVKLARRLWKVDLPVLSEQHFALQCALLGQHLQLPLEDLCLAYSQAQITSMLSACTRCMPLSPEQAQEILLDLQDTLLTEIPRRIQQPELCSAMPALDLRSHQQAFLYTRLFQS
- the urtD gene encoding urea ABC transporter ATP-binding protein UrtD, encoding MTEALLEIKGVTVSFDGFVALNNVNFSVKPGEVRILMGPNGAGKSTLMDTVIGKVRADQGQIFFQGKDISRTPEYRITGLGICRKFQTPGVLENLTVKENLELSARKSKGFWGSLKTRLSKEETDRVSEVLKKVRLQEKAVMQARHLAHGEKQWLEIGMVLAANPPLIMLDEPTAGMTVQETALTAALIQELAKEHTIIVIDHDMTFIELLQADVSVLHMGKMLCEGTLNTVRNNEEVQSVYLGRHKEEAHA
- a CDS encoding urease accessory protein UreD, with amino-acid sequence MHSVLRLEFALHRGRTLLKQQYASGAMKVIRPFEVGEYALLQIASVTPGIHNGDHYELVVQVRGGAKVILLNQSATKLHGKRAGKAVHDIELHVEPDAHLEYYPGLTIPFADACYQQQTQVRLSAGARFGVLESWSAGRLERGEKWAFQGLSSKIHVQLENRPLFRDAFELSESPLEGLTDQHTLWASGFWHGLPALPAAFQNGPQLSGWGSTKAGSQYFRLLSSDTLEFQREMTAYIQQRWHTISGMQVPWSRYASGVFL
- the ureG gene encoding urease accessory protein UreG, encoding MTVKIGVGGPVGSGKTALLEKLCKKMRDEYSIAVITNDIYCHEDAEILARAQALPLHRIKGVQTGGCPHTAIREDPSINQEAVDEMLEALPDLDILFIESGGDNLASSFSPELVDVFIFVLDVSGGEKVPRKGGPGIVRSDLLVINKIDLAPLVGASLEVMERDTLVQRGSRPHVFTSLKNEEGLNRVIQWIKQDVLFEDSTFSLEEP
- a CDS encoding urease subunit alpha; the encoded protein is MKLKRSDYARLYGPTRGDRIRLADTELLLQIEEDYTTYGEEVVFGGGKVIRDGLGQGQNTRASGSPDLVITNAILLDWWGIVKADVGVREGRIVAIGKAGNPDIQDGVTPGLEIGPGTEIIAGERKILTAGGIDTHIHFIAPQQAWEALYSGVTTMIGGGTGPAEGTKATTCTPGQWNLHRMLESLEAFPLNFGLLGKGNASLPEALEEQVLAGAIGLKLHEDWGTTPSAIDTCLSVAEKYDVQVAIHTDTLNESGYVEDTLKAFKDRVIHTYHSEGAGGGHAPDILKVLAFDNVLPSSTNPTMPYTINTLEEHLDMLMVCHHLSPQVPEDVAFAESRIRPETMGAEDVLHDLGAISMMSSDSQAMGRVGEVILRTWQTAHKMKLERGALEGDGDADNARIKRYVSKYTINPALAHGIADHVGSIEVGKLADLVLWNPAFFGIKPELVIKGGFIAASLMGDPNASIPTPEPVRYRPMFGAFGKATSKTSVHFVSQVSLDQGNLPELSRTCLPVKGCRSVKKSDLKHNGLLPNIMVNPETYEVTIDGERIHSEAAKELPMAQRYFLF
- a CDS encoding urease subunit gamma produces the protein MRLTERETEKLLIHLAAELARKRQSRGLKLNYPEASAIITAEILEWIRDGRTVAEIMSLGTTVLTREDVMEGIPEMLHEIQVEGTFPDGTKLVTVHDPIR
- a CDS encoding urease accessory protein UreE → MFNLKTTPQIRELPPQDTTGLQMTEIPMTCWDRQKVRRRLKAPDGVELLLALPTGTVLQPGTVLDIQKGRAYQVVAALEEVLVYQPENLTEAMKFAHFIGNQHRDIDFTPEGILVLSDVGLEARLKKLGFQVFADHRPYSARPISEYAHG
- the urtE gene encoding urea ABC transporter ATP-binding subunit UrtE, which encodes MLKVEGLNASYGESRVLWNVNLEVKPGEGVALLGRNGVGKTTMLRVLAGLHGVQDGKLLFDGSDITRHAPHKRARGGLAYVPQGRGILPHLTVEENLLMGLNATQEKGIPDFIYDLFPVLKEMLHRKGGNLSGGQQQQLAIGRALTMRPKMLLLDEPTEGIQPNVVQQIGEALKVVRNELKVSVLLVEQYLDFAWNFAERYYVLQRGVITHTGETHTDDVDTVSRFITV
- a CDS encoding urease subunit beta; translation: MIPGESLLQDGEIELNAGKSITTLKVSHTGDRPVQVGSHTHFFEVNRALRFDRAEAYGKRLNLPAGTAVRFEPGISTEVELIPYGGKRVVHSMNGLVAGPLDEKQTEALVMLEEWQ